A window of the Candida orthopsilosis Co 90-125, chromosome 1 draft sequence genome harbors these coding sequences:
- a CDS encoding Rpa190 RNA polymerase I subunit A190 encodes MDISKPVGSEITSVDFGVLSDSEVQKLSSKQITNPIVFDNLGHPVNGGLYDLSLGAFLRNVCTTCGLDEKFCPGHMGHIELPVPVYNPMFFNQLYIFLRSSCLYCHHFKLSHLEVHLFKCKLQLIQYGLLLECTELENIMPAGKSAKEMSNDDEEEEEGASVDEKTKKKLMETRERFVKNAISAALKDGRTSAKGVITASVGEERKATIHDFYRRLLSRPKCSNCGMYSPSFRKDGFTKIFENSLNDKQITNNRVRGLQRPDMIRKNGSSNSTASDIPNIKHKGGSKYVLSSEVRNIIRAVFKNEQAVLQKVFHSRPHQREYVSGDIFFKQSILVPPTRFRLPSKLGDEIHENAQNELLSNILKTTVLIADLNTQISQMYEAKLSGEQKKIAFNRLMNSFVTLQNDVNAFIDSTKNQNAPAGKVPNPGIKQALEKKEGLFRKHMMGKRVNYAARSVISPDPNLETNEIGVPPVFARKLTYPEPVTSHNAAELRQAIINGPEKWPGAVQIQNEDGSLISLIGMGLEQRKALANQLLTPTGSNSFVGKKVYRHIKNKDVVIMNRQPTLHKASMMGHKVRVLPGEKTLRLHYANTGAYNADFDGDEMNMHFPQNENAKAEALNLANTDSQYLTPTSGSPLRGLIQDHISAGVWLTSKDTFFTRETYQQLIYGCIRPEDGHTTRSRLITLPPAIYKPELLWTGKQVITTILLNIKPDNVPGVNLISKNKIKNDYWGEHSTENEVIFKNGELLSGILDKSQYGASQFGIVHSLHEVYGPEVAGKALSVLGRLFTNYIMMTAFTCGMDDLRLTEDGNAWRKNILKQSVDVGRQAATEVTNLSEDTANNNKELRRRLEEILRDDDKLGILDAITQSKVNAITSQVVSKCVPEGTMKKFPYNSMQAMALSGAKGSNVNVSQIMCLLGQQALEGRRVPVMVSGKTLPSFKAFETDARAGGYIKQRFYSGIRPQEYYFHCMAGREGLIDTAVKTSRSGYLQRCLTKQLEGVHVNYDNSVRDGDGTLIQFLYGGDSIDTTKQSHMNQFEFCLENYDALLAKYNPGEMVENLDTSKALSYSKKVRKSMKKQKDVPHYEQEIKYDPVINTYNPAKYLGSVSEKFQEKMDKFVSSNPDFFAQSKEEAKSTGKLTEKKFRALMQLKYMRSLVNPGESVGIIASQSIGEPSTQMTLNTFHFAGHGAANVTLGIPRMREIIMTASAAIKTPQMTLPILPDVSDQQADAFCKSIAKVVMSEFVDNVTVTETTSQDEDGSNSRSYVIHLGFYTKDEYEAEYDISQEQLENVVTQTFIHDLETQIVKEVKKQKKPDYMPTVGKSAGKTDMETVSGKIKELSDDEEDVDEEEDGADLEESKQKVKQQVSYDGPDDDEIETMKRAEETSDEEMEDAEEESGDESSSSDSDSDEDADGDANMEKKPELSRLAKDRQAEVIAQHNMVTKFNFDDDNGEWCEFKLELNGNETQKLLMVNIVEELLRKTVVRQIPHIGRCLRPDPDTSGKRILTTEGVNFKAMWEQDDFIDVNAITSNDIASVLRTYGVEAARNTIVNEIYRVFDTYGISVSSRHLDLIADMMTREGTYLAFNRQGIDSSTSSFMKMSYETTCQFLTKAVLDGDREELESPSAKIVMGKLANVGTGSFDIFAKLPEN; translated from the coding sequence ATGGATATTTCTAAGCCAGTTGGTTCAGAAATCACATCTGTTGATTTCGGAGTGCTATCGGATAGTGAAGTTCAAAAACTatcatcaaaacaaattacCAATCCTATCGTATTTGACAACTTGGGCCATCCAGTAAATGGTGGTTTATACGATTTGTCACTTGGTGCATTTTTAAGAAATGTGTGTACTACATGTGGATTAGATGAAAAGTTCTGTCCAGGACATATGGGCCATATTGAATTACCAGTACCTGTTTACAACCCAATGTTTTTTAATCAGTTGTACATCTTTTTGAGAAGTTCTTGTTTATATTGCCACCACTTCAAGTTAAGTCATCTCGAAGTGCACTTGTTCAAATGTAAATTGCAACTTATACAGTATGGGCTATTATTGGAATGTACTGAATTGGAGAATATCATGCCAGCTGGGAAATCAGCCAAAGAGATGagcaatgatgatgaagaggaagaggaaggagcatcagttgatgaaaagacaaagaagaagttgatggaaacaagagaaagatTTGTAAAGAATGCAATTTCAGCAGCATTGAAGGATGGTAGAACCAGCGCTAAGGGGGTTATTACTGCATCCGTAGGTGAAGAGAGAAAAGCAACTATACATGATTTTTATCGCAGGTTGTTGAGCAGACCAAAATGTAGCAACTGTGGAATGTATTCACCCAGTTTTAGAAAAGATGGGTTTACCAAAATCTTCGAGAACTCGCTCAATGATAAGcaaatcaccaacaataGAGTTAGAGGTTTACAGCGTCCTGATATGATTAGGAAGAATGGAAGTAGTAACTCTACTGCAAGTGATATCCCAAACATTAAGCACAAAGGGGGATCGAAGTATGTTTTGTCCTCAGAAGTCAGGAATATTATTAGAgcagttttcaaaaacgaGCAAGCTGTCTTGCAAAAGGTTTTCCATTCAAGACCACACCAACGTGAATATGTCAGTGGTGACATTTTCTTTAAGCAGTCCATTTTGGTACCACCAACCAGATTTAGATTACCTTCCAAGTTGGGAGACGAAATCCACGAAAATGCTCAAAACGAATTGTTATccaacattttgaaaacaacagTGTTGATTGCTGACTTGAATACTCAGATATCCCAAATGTACGAAGCAAAATTGAGTGgagaacaaaagaaaattgcaTTTAACCGGTTGATGAATTCATTTGTCACTTTACAAAACGATGTCAATGCGTTTATTGATTCAACCAAGAACCAAAATGCACCAGCTGGAAAAGTACCAAACCCCGGTATCAAACAAgcattggaaaagaaagaaggtTTGTTTAGAAAGCATATGATGGGTAAGCGTGTGAATTATGCTGCTCGATCAGTCATTTCACCAGATCCAAACTTGGAGActaatgaaattggtgtACCACCAGTATTTGCAAGGAAGTTAACATACCCAGAACCTGTTACTTCACATAATGCAGCTGAGTTGAGACAAGCTATCATTAATGGTCCGGAAAAGTGGCCAGGTGCAgtacaaattcaaaacgAAGATGgttctttgatttcattgattgGTATGGGTTTAGAACAGAGAAAAGCTTTGGctaatcaattgttgacgCCTACAGGAAGCAACTCCTTTGTTGGTAAAAAGGTGTATAGACATATCAAGAACAAGGATGTGGTGATTATGAATCGTCAACCTACTTTGCATAAGGCATCAATGATGGGACACAAGGTGAGGGTTTTACCTGGTGAAAAGACATTGAGATTGCACTATGCAAACACTGGTGCTTACAATGCAGattttgatggtgatgagATGAATATGCATTTTcctcaaaatgaaaatgcCAAGGCAGAAGCATTAAATTTGGCCAATACCGATAGTCAATATTTGACTCCAACATCGGGTTCACCATTGAGGGGTTTGATTCAGGATCATATTTCCGCTGGTGTATGGTTGACCAGTAAGGATACCTTTTTCACTAGAGAAACATACCAGCAATTAATTTATGGATGTATCAGACCTGAAGATGGACACACCACAAGATCGAGACTTATTACATTGCCGCCAGCTATTTACAAGCCTGAATTGTTGTGGACGGGTAAGCAAGTGATTACAACTATATTGTTAAACATTAAACCTGATAATGTGCCTGGtgtcaatttgatttcaaagaacaaaatcaagaatgaTTATTGGGGAGAACATAGTACCGAAAATGAAGTTATTTTCAAGAATGGTGAATTGTTGAGTGGTATTTTGGATAAATCACAATATGGGGCttctcaatttggtattgttCATTCGTTGCATGAAGTTTATGGTCCTGAGGTTGCTGGAAAAGCTTTGAGTGTGTTGGGAAGATTATTTACCAATTACATCATGATGACTGCATTTACCTGTGGTATGGATGATTTGAGATTGACAGAGGATGGTAATGCTTGGAGAAAGAatatattgaaacaatCTGTTGATGTTGGTAGACAAGCTGCCACTGAAGTCACGAACTTGTCTGAAGATACAGccaacaataacaaagaATTGAGAAGAAGATTGGAGGAAATTTTACgcgatgatgataaattgggCATTTTGGATGCCATCACACAATCTAAGGTGAATGCCATTACCTCTCAAGTTGTTTCTAAGTGTGTGCCTGAAGgaacaatgaaaaaatttccaTACAACTCTATGCAAGCAATGGCTTTATCTGGTGCTAAAGGTTCCAATGTTAATGTGTCACAGATTATGTGTCTTTTGGGACAACAAGCGTTAGAAGGTAGAAGAGTGCCTGTTATGGTTTCAGGTAAGACTTTACCTTCTTTTAAAGCCTTTGAAACTGATGCAAGAGCTGGTGGATATATCAAGCAGCGTTTCTATTCCGGTATCAGACCACAAGAATATTACTTCCATTGTATGGCTGGTAGAGAAGGTCTTATTGATACTGCCGTCAAGACATCGAGATCGGGTTACTTGCAACGTTGTTTGACCAAACAATTAGAAGGTGTGCATGTTAACTACGACAACTCAGTTCgtgatggtgatggaaCCTTGATTCAATTCCTTTATGGTGGTGATTCTATTGATACTACTAAACAATCACAtatgaatcaatttgagTTTTGTTTGGAAAATTATGATGCATTATTGGCCAAGTATAACCCAGGAGAGATGGTGGAGAATTTGGACACTTCAAAAGCATTGTCATATTCAAAGAAGGTTCGTAAATCgatgaagaaacaaaaagatGTACCACATTACGAACAAGAGATTAAATACGATCCAGTTATCAACACATACAACCCTGCCAAGTATCTTGGTTCGGTttctgaaaaatttcaagagAAAATGGACAAGTTTGTTTCAAGTAATCCAGACTTTTTTGCTCagtcaaaagaagaagctaAATCTACTGGTAAATTAACCGAAAAGAAGTTTAGAGcattgatgcaattgaaatatatGAGATCTTTAGTCAATCCAGGAGAATCAGTTGGTATTATCGCTTCACAATCTATTGGTGAGCCATCAACACAAATGACATTGAACACTTTCCATTTCGCTGGTCATGGTGCTGCCAATGTTACTTTAGGTATTCCACGTATGAGAGAAATTATTATGACGGCATCAGCGGCAATCAAAACCCCGCAAATGACATTACCAATATTGCCCGATGTTAGCGATCAACAAGCTGATGCATTTTGCAAGTCAATTGCTAAAGTTGTAATGTCGGAATTTGTCGATAATGTTACAGTCACCGAAACAACATcacaagatgaagatggatCAAATAGTAGATCATATGTAATCCACTTGGGATTCTATACAAAGGATGAATATGAAGCTGAATACGATATTAGTCaagaacaattggaaaacgTTGTTACACAAACTTTTATTCATGATTTGGAAACCCAAATTGTTAAAGAGgtgaagaaacaaaagaaacctGATTACATGCCGACGGTTGGAAAATCTGCTGGTAAAACAGATATGGAAACTGTTAGTGGGAAGATTAAAGAATTGAgtgatgacgaagaagatgttgacgaagaagaagatgggGCAGATTTAGAAGAACTGAAGCAAAAGGTCAAACAACAAGTGTCGTATGATGGACCTGATGACGATGAGATTGAAACTATGAAACGTGCAGAGGAGACAAGTGACGAAGAAATGGAAGAtgcagaagaagaaagtggtgatgaatcatcatcgtcagACAGTGattctgatgaagatgctGATGGCGATGCAAACATGGAAAAGAAGCCAGAGTTATCACGTTTAGCAAAAGATCGTCAAGCTGAAGTTATTGCTCAACATAATATGGtcaccaaattcaatttcgatgatgataatggAGAATGGTGTGAATTTAAACTTGAATTGAATGGAAATGAAactcaaaaattgttgatggtcAACATTGTTGAGGAACTTTTACGTAAAACCGTTGTACGTCAAATCCCTCATATTGGAAGATGTTTACGTCCTGATCCGGATACACTGGGTAAAAGAATCTTGACTACTGAAGGTGTCAATTTTAAAGCCATGTGGGAACAAGATGATTTTATTGATGTTAATGCCATCACATCCAATGATATTGCTTCAGTATTACGTACATATGGTGTTGAAGCGGCAAGAAATACCATTGTTAATGAAATATATCGTGTTTTCGATACTTATGGTATTAGCGTTTCATCACGTCATTTAGATTTGATTGCTGATATGATGACTCGTGAAGGTACTTATTTGGCATTCAATAGACAAGGTATTGATAGTTCAACATCTAGTTTTATGAAGATGTCGTATGAAACTACATGTCAATTCTTGACTAAAGCTGTTTTGGATGGCGATCgagaagaattggaaagtCCCTCGGCAAAGATTGTTATGGGTAAATTGGCAAATGTCGGTACTGGatcatttgatatttttgcTAAATTGCCGGAGAATTGA
- a CDS encoding Idh1 mitochondrial NAD-isocitrate dehydrogenase subunit 1: MLRTIASAQRSAIRSFATFSSPESVLPKKYGGRYTVTLIPGDGAGKEITDSVKTIFKSQNIPIDWEVVEVSGVAGDSGKHHGVDEAVESLKRNKVGLKGILYTPSDKSGKSLNVALRKELDIYASLVLIKNIPGVKGIYEGIDFALVRENTEGEYSGLEHQSYPGVVESMKVITRFKSERIAKFAFDFAEKNNRKLVTAIHKANIMKLGDGLFRQTVKDVAQDYSGIAVNDLIVDNASMQAVAKPQQFDVLVTPNLYGSILSNIGAALIGGPGLVPGANFGREYAVFEPGCRHVGLDIEGRNTANPTAMILSAAMMLRHLGLNEEADKIAQATYDVIAEGKVRTKDIGGNSSTTEFTDAIINKLD; this comes from the exons ATGCTTAGAACTATAGCTTCTGCTCAAAGA TCTGCAATTCGTTCATTTGCTACTTTTTCATCTCCTGAATCAGTCTTGCCAAAGAAATACGGTGGAAGATACACTGTTACTTTGATCCCAGGTGATGGTGCAGGTAAAGAAATTACTGATTCAGTTAAAACTATCTTCAAATCACAAAATATCCCAATTGATTGGGAAGTTGTCGAAGTAAGTGGTGTTGCTGGTGATTCAGGTAAACATcatggtgttgatgaagctgtcgaatctttgaaaagaaacaaagtTGGTTTGAAAGGTATCTTGTATACTCCATCTGATAAATCAGGTAAATCTTTGAACGTTGCCTtgagaaaagaattggatatCTATGCTTCATTGGTTttaatcaaaaatattcCAGGTGTTAAAGGTATCTACGAAGGTATTGATTTCGCTTTAGTTAGAGAAAACACCGAAGGTGAATATTCAGGTTTAGAACATCAATCTTATCCAGGTGTTGTTGAATCGATGAAGGTTATCACCAGATTCAAATCAGAAAGAATTGCTaaatttgcatttgattttgctgaaaaaaacaatagaaaattAGTTACTGCTATTCACAAGGCCAACATTATGAAATTGGGTGATGGTTTATTTAGACAAACTGTTAAAGATGTTGCTCAAGATTATTCTGGTATTGCCGTTAATGACttaattgttgataatgcaTCTATGCAAGCTGTTGCTAAACcacaacaatttgatgttttggTTACTCCAAACTTGTATGGTTCTATCTTGTCCAACATTGGTGCCGCTTTAATTGGTGGTCCAGGTTTAGTTCCTGGTGCTAATTTCGGTAGAGAATATGCTGTTTTTGAACCAGGTTGTCGTCATGTTGGTTTAGATATTGAAGGTAGAAACACTGCTAATCCAACAGCTATGATTTTATCTGCTGCCATGATGTTGAGACATTTGGGATTGAATGAAGAAGCTGATAAGATTGCCCAAGCTACTTATGATGTTATTGCTGAAGGTAAAGTTAGAACTAAAGATATTGGTGGAAACTCATCAACTACTGAATTTACTGATGctattatcaacaaattagATTAA
- a CDS encoding Ade12 adenylosuccinate synthase yields MCDVVLGSQWGDEGKGKLVDLLCDDIDVCARCQGGNNAGHTIVVGDKKFDFHMLPSGLVNPKCENVIGSGVVVHVPSFFQELSNLESKGLDCRGRLFVSSRAHLVFDFHQRTDKLKEAELSENKKSIGTTGKGIGPTYSTKASRSGIRVHHLVNPDPKAWDEFKTRYTRLVESRMKRYGEFDYDYEEELARYAKYREELRPFVVDTVEYMHNAIVNKKKILIEGANALMLDIDFGTYPYVTSSSTGIGGVLTGLGIPPKTIRNIYGVVKAYTTRVGEGPFPTEQLNSVGETLQDVGAEYGVTTGRKRRCGWLDLVVLRYSTLINGYTSLNITKLDVLDKFKEIKVGVAYKLHGKELKSFPEDLIDLGNVEVVYETLPGWETDITKIKNYEDLPENAKKYLDFIENYLQVPIQWVGTGPARDSMLVKQH; encoded by the coding sequence ATGTGTGACGTTGTTTTAGGATCCCAATGGGGTGACGAAGGTAAAGGAAAGTTAGTTGACTTGTTATGTGATGACATTGATGTTTGTGCTAGATGTCAAGGAGGAAACAATGCTGGACACACTATcgttgttggtgataagAAATTTGACTTCCATATGTTACCTAGTGGGTTAGTTAATCCTAAATGTGAAAATGTTATTGGATcaggtgttgttgttcatgTTCCATCATTTTTCCAAGAATTGTCCAACTTGGAATCGAAGGGCTTGGATTGTCGTGGTCGTTTGTTTGTCAGTTCTAGAGCtcatttggtttttgattttcaccaaagaactgataaattgaaagaagcTGAATTATcggaaaataaaaaatcCATCGGTACCACTGGAAAAGGTATTGGACCAACTTATTCTACCAAAGCTTCAAGATCAGGTATCAGAGTTCACCATTTGGTTAATCCTGACCCTAAAGCATGGGACGAATTCAAAACCAGATACACGAGATTGGTTGAATCAAGAATGAAGAGATATGGTGaatttgattatgattatgaagaagaattggcTAGATATGCTAAATACAGAGAAGAGTTGAGACCTTTCGTTGTTGATACTGTTGAATACATGCATAATGCTATtgtcaacaagaaaaagatcTTGATCGAAGGTGCCAATGCCTTGATGTTGGATATTGACTTCGGTACTTATCCATACGttacttcttcttctactGGTATTGGTGGTGTATTGACTGGATTAGGCATCCCCCCAAAGACCATTAGAAACATTTATGGTGTTGTTAAAGCCTACACCACTAGAGTTGGTGAGGGTCCATTCCCAActgaacaattgaattcagTTGGTGAAACATTACAAGATGTTGGAGCTGAATATGGTGTCACCACAGggagaaaaagaagatgtGGTTGGTTAGATTTGGTTGTGTTGAGATATTCAACTTTAATCAATGGCTACACCTCATTAAATATTACCAAATTGGATGTTTTGGAtaaatttaaagaaatcaaGGTGGGTGTTGCTTATAAATTACATggtaaagaattgaaaagtttcCCAGaagatttaattgatttaggaaatgttgaagttgtttaTGAAACTTTACCAGGTTGGGAAACTGATATtaccaaaatcaagaattatGAAGATTTACCTGAAAATGCTAAAAAGTATcttgattttattgaaaattatcTTCAAGTTCCAATTCAATGGGTTGGTACTGGTCCAGCTAGAGATTCAATGTTGGTAAAGCAACATTAG
- a CDS encoding Doa1 protein (protein similar to S. cerevisiae Doa1p, which is involved in ubiquitin-mediated protein) yields MWMKLTSRSVFLLTAVLLICKFGTLRYHTESEFIKPELVATGSQITTSQNYETMTFKLSSTLSGHDQDVRGLASSTIGEEPVIVSVSRDSTTRLWNRVNTSSATDSRILFHSPNKSFINSVSIVGPTGTGEELVASGGQDAMIYLSDFNNNNNDESNLDQDGKYQLIGHEGNVCAITFIHDELISSSWDGTAIVWNLQDFVPKYILKGHGSSVWDCKIVNNKSQYLTASADKSIRLWQGDHEIQKFLGHTDVVRKLLILPGGNQFVSSANDGTIKVWDLQTGRILKTLFGHDSFVYDLALLPNGNLVSTGEDRTVRIWDLSKGEALQVITLPCISVWCVTVLNNGDFAVGGSDNLIRVFTQDTERVAPQDELKSFTEAVQSSSISEQSLDDLKKTDIPGIEALSKPGKKEGATIMVKTAEGTIEAHQWSGGQWHKIGDVVGGAGSTKKQSFEGKEYDYVFDVDIKDGEPPLKLPYNLNQNPYTVAEKFLADNELPSSYTDEVVRFLETHTAGAKLSEGAADNDQSQPSSAVASDPYSDAYTRHYQSESHPATSIIPETQFISYKEFKKDSILNGLKKLNSSQQQTNRFTSEEISTIESLVSNLSSADAIELILQYATKITSSWEPSSKLIGFDLIRLAIPKITAHDFLSQETIAESVSKSIELGWGVVDTSNATLFMMIIKVLINFIDVAGFTQAFIDPFEGDPSKYVYNAPFQNILTQIGDKATKLDPSSKLYGAAITALASFVYDLSTIQIRTTGLNTHSPTSAAPVLDLIEKIGDVVVKSSAEAGYRLAIAYGNFKHIKAYTENTSPTWLKKWNELYASKEKRFSDLAHDLSLL; encoded by the coding sequence ATGTGGATGAAGTTGACCTCTAGAAGTGTCTTTTTGTTAACCGCAGTATTGCTTATTTGCAAATTTGGCACATTGCGCTACCACACTGAATCAGAATTCATAAAACCAGAACTTGTTGCCACTGGTAGTCAAATAACAACATCTCAGAACTACGAAACCATGACGTTCAAACTCAGTTCCACATTATCAGGACACGATCAAGATGTCAGGGGATTGGCAAGCTCAACCATAGGCGAAGAGCCCGTAATTGTTTCCGTACTGAGAGATTCCACAACCAGATTATGGAATCGTGTCAATACTTCACTGGCAACTGATTCAAGAATACTTTTCCATTCACCAAATAAatctttcatcaattctGTTTCCATAGTTGGACCAACTGGAACAGGAGAAGAATTAGTAGCTAGTGGTGGACAAGATGCCATGATATACTTGAGTGACtttaacaacaacaataacgATGAATCCAATTTGGATCAAGATGGGaaatatcaattgattggtCATGAAGGAAATGTATGTGCTATAACTTTTATTcatgatgaattgatttctAGTTCTTGGGATGGTACAGCAATTGTATGGAATTTACAGGATTTTGTACCTAAATATATTCTTAAGGGACACGGATCGTCAGTATGGGATTGTaaaattgtcaataatAAGAGTCAGTACTTGACTGCATCAGCTGATAAATCAATTAGACTATGGCAGGGAGATcatgaaattcaaaagtttttaGGGCATACTGATGTGGTTcgaaaattgttgattttgccAGGAGGTAACCAGTTTGTATCAAGTGCCAATGATGGTACAATCAAAGTGTGGGATTTGCAAACAGGTAGGATTTTAAAGACTCTATTTGGACatgattcatttgtttATGATTTGGCTTTGTTGCCCAATGGAAATCTAGTATCAACTGGTGAAGATCGTACAGTACGAATTTGGGATTTATCTAAAGGTGAAGCATTACAAGTGATAACATTACCTTGTATTTCTGTTTGGTGTGTCACCGTATTGAACAATGGTGATTTTGCCGTTGGTGGATCTGATAATCTAATTCGTGTCTTCACTCAAGACACCGAACGTGTTGCCCCacaagatgaattgaaatcattcaCTGAAGCTGTTCAATCGTCATCCATATCGGAACAATCattggatgatttgaaaaagactGACATTCCTGGAATCGAAGCATTATCAAAACCAGGTAAGAAAGAAGGGGCAACCATTATGGTGAAAACTGCTGAAGGAACAATTGAAGCTCATCAATGGTCAGGTGGGCAATGGCACAAgattggtgatgttgttggAGGAGCTGGCTCGACCAAGAAGCAAAGTTTTGAAGGGAAAGAATATGATTATGtgtttgatgttgatattAAAGATGGCGAACCACCTTTGAAATTACCATATAATTTGAACCAGAATCCATACACGGTGGCAGAAAAGTTTCTTGCTGATAATGAGTTGCCTTCTTCTTATACTGATGAAGTGGTGAGGTTTTTGGAGACTCATACAGCCGGGGCTAAGTTGAGTGAAGGAGCTGCTGATAATGATCAATCACAACCATCTTCAGCCGTGGCCAGTGATCCTTATTCTGATGCTTATACTAGACACTATCAACTGGAGAGCCACCCTGCAACGTCAATTATTCCTGAGACTCAATTTATTTCATATAAAGAGTTCAAAAAGGATTCCATACTTAAtggattgaaaaagttaaattcatcacaacaacaaactaaTCGATTCACATCAGAggaaatatcaacaatagAATCCttagtttcaaatttatcatcCGCTGATGCAATTgagttgattttgcaatatGCAACTAAAATCACCTCATCTTGGGAACCATCATCGAAATTAATTGGTTTCGATTTAATCAGACTTgcaattccaaaaattACAGCTCATGATTTCCTAAGTCAAGAAACTATCGCTGAATCAGTGTCCAAACTGATTGAATTGGGGTGGGGCGTAGTTGACACATCTAATGCTACTTTATTCATGATGATTATTAAAgtgttgatcaatttcattgatGTAGCAGGATTCACTCAAGCCTTCATTGATCCATTTGAAGGTGATCCAAGTAAGTACGTCTATAATGCTCCATTCCAAAACATTTTAACTCAAATTGGTGACAAGGCCACGAAATTGGATCCATCATCTAAGCTTTATGGTGCTGCAATTACTGCATTAGCTTCATTTGTTTAcgatttatcaacaattcaaatcagAACAACGGGGTTGAATACTCATTCACCAACTTCAGCAGCTCCGGTGTTGGATCTTATTGAGAAgattggtgatgttgttgtgaaaTCTTCAGCTGAAGCTGGGTATAGGTTGGCTATCGCATACGGAAATTTCAAGCATATTAAAGCATACACTGAAAATACATCACCAACGTGgttgaagaaatggaaTGAGTTGTATGCTTCTAAAGAAAAGAGGTTTAGTGACTTAGCTCATGATTTGTCTCTTTTATAG